The nucleotide window CCGCGCGGGTGGCAGTCTCACCTGCGACCGTTCGTTCTTCTTTCCCTGACATGAGCCGGGTCCGCCGTTGAACAGACACGGCGGACTCGACGGGCCGTGAAAGACACGCATGCCTAGCTTTGGGCCGCTTCACCTCCCACAGGAGTGGCTCACATGCGATGGGTCCCAGGCAGGAAGGCTCGGGGTTTGTTGACGGCGGTGGTGTGCGCGGGGTTGTTCGCGGGCTGCGCGGACGGAGGGGCCGTGTCACCATCGGGTGACGCGGCTTCGTCGGCGCAGGCGCTCACCACGCTGCCGCCCCGCGTGGGCCTGACGTTGCAGGCCATCCGGGACGCGGGGTCGAACCTCCCCTACTGCGACCTCTACAAGGACTACCTGACGCCGCAGGTGCTCCAGGCGTACTACTCGGACCAGGGGTTCGACGGGTGTGTGGTCGCGTGGATTGGGGACACGGGTGAGACGCTGGAGGTGAACACGAACTACGCGGAGGATGTCTACCGCGTGTATGTGAAGCGCTCGGGGCCGGTGCTGAACAACACGGTGTACCGCAAGCTCGGTGACGGCGTGGGACCGGTGGACCTGCGGCTGGGTGGGCCGCCGGGGAGCGCGGTGAACACCTTCACGCTGGCGCTGGACGAGCGGGGCTTCCCCACCGTCGCGTGGCTGAAGAAGGCGTCGCCCCACTTCAGCAACGTGGAGCTGCGCGCGTCGCGCTGGGATGGACAGGCGTGGCATCCGCTGGGTGGGGTGCTCAACGTGAATGACGCGCCTGACTCCGTCGCGTCCCAGCCCGTGCTGAGCTGGGATGTGCAGGAGCGCCCCGTGCTCAGGTGGGTGGAGACCACGGGGGGCTCCACGGTGAGTGTCACGCGGACATGGACCGGGAGCACCTGGGAGTAGGTCCGCGCCCGTCAGGAGCGATGCCGCGTCGCCTCGAGGAAGAACTGCGTCAGCGAGCAGTCCAGCAGTGATTGGCTGGACTGCATGTACCGGCGCGCACGGAGGAAAGGCAACCAGACGCGCTTGCCGACACGCACCTGGGACTCCTCCAGGTTCCGCCGGGGTACCCAGGTTCCATCCAGCCGTCGCACCAGCACGTTCCCCAGGTAGGCGCCCAGGGCGGGCACGGTGTGCTCGTCGATGAAGTCCCTCAGGTACCGCTCCGGGAAACGCTCCTTCAGAAAATGGAGGTCGAGGTCCGTGAGGGACTCGGGCGTCGCATCGAAGAGGCTCGGGATGTGGACGTGCAACGCCGCCACGAGGCTCTCGGCGAGGTCGTCGAAGTGGCCGAGGGCGCGCTCCGGGTCCTCGACGTCCGCTGGGAGGGCGGCAGGGAGCCACTCGGATGGCTCCAGTGGGGTCCAGGCGTTGAGCTCGGCGATCTTCCTCTGGCGCTCGCTGAGCCTGAGCTCGGGTATCAGGCGCGAGAGAAGAGGAGCAAGGTCCGGGTGGAAGCGAGGCTCCACGGGAGCAAGCGCGGCACTGCGCGCCCGCAGCGCGCGGAGCACCGCGTCGAAATCCAGGTCGGGCCTCAAATGGACCAGGGCACGGGCCTGAACCACCCGCGCCTCGTCACTGGCGAAGTCGGCGGCGGTGGGTCGAAGCACCACGAGCACCGCGCCACTGGGAAACTCCTCGACCCGATATGCAGGCGTCGAGAGCACCCGCTCGCGGCCCACGGATGCCACTTGCTTGGGACCGAAGATATTCAGCCAGGCCACTTCATGAATCCCCTCGTCATCCAGCCTCTCCGAGGCCACCGCATCGCGCGTTTGATTGGCAGCCTCCACCAACTGCTCCTCCGCGACACTGTTCGCAGTGGCGAGAGTCACCGGGTAATGAGCAGCCCAGGCTCGCACCATGTCCATGAACCCCTCGCAGAGCGAAGCGTCGCCGAAGAGCGAAATCGGCTGGACCGAAATGTAGACATGGATTCTCTTCCCGGACGGCGGCAGCCAGAGCCCGACGGACATATCCGCCAGGTGCCCCAGCGTCTGCGAGAAGCTGACAGAGGCGCTCCTCCGTCGACGATTCTCCTCCAGTGCGGTCAGGACGGCACTTCGTGAATAGGGATACGGGCGCGAGCCTTCGACGAAGTCCGGCATCCACGGCCCTGCTCCCGCCTCGAGCGCCTCCAGAAGCGGAGCCAGTTCTGACTTCAGGTCGGCGGTCGGGTCGTACGTCGCCTCGAAGGAGAGAGAGAGGTGGTCCTCAGCATCGTATTTTCGCACGGCTGTGACCTTCATCGAAACAAAACCTCGACTCCCTCGACTTCGTGCTCAGTCTCTCGCACGGCTGCTCTCTCTGCCTTGGGGTTTGCAGGCCTGAGACTACCGCCATCATAAACGACGCGGACCCTCTGGACTTGCGCCAACTGCTCGATTCCAGGACGGCGGATGTTCAAGGTCTCACCGTAGTACCGCATGGCCATGCTTGCGTCCTCGTTCATCTGCCTCTTGAGCGCGCCGACTTCGGCCCGAGAGAAATCCCGACTCTTGAAGCTGAAGGTCTCCACACGCGGAGGCTGCCCGGGAGCGGGCCGTGTTTCGATGACCAGCACGTCCGCGAAGCGGAGGTCCGCCTTCAACACCCCCACGTGCGCTTCGATGCGCGGAAGCTCGAAGTCCCGCAGCCATCGCCGCTGCGCTCTCGGCAAGGCCGCGTCCGCCTCCAGGATGACGACCATCTCCCTCTCGAAGGCCAGACCTCGTGCGTAGCGCTCGCGTACCAGTTGGTAACCGGCCCACGGTAGCGGTCCCTTCGACGCCAGGCCCTGCGGGATTTCAGCGGCCCGCTTCTCCAGATACGCCAGGTAGTCCGACCAGAGGGGATGCGCGTCCGCACCGCGAGGCGCGGCTTTCATGAGCGCCTCTCGATGTGCCCTCAAGGCAATGACGTCCATCGACAGCCGGGCCCCTCCGACCTCGGCCTCCACCTGCCGGAACTTCGCCTCCGCCACTTCGGCGGGGAGGCCCGCAGCCTCGGGCAGCGAGGAGGGCCTCCCGCTGCCCTTCCCACCACCGCCCTTCGGCGGCGGCGTCCTTAGGGACTCGCCGTGCCTCACCGCCAACAAGGCCTGCGCTCGAGCTGGGTGACCTCCCGCTTCGTGGAGAGCCAGCGCCCCGGCCTCACCCCACTCCGCCACCAGGAGGGCCGCTTCCCGACGCGCCTGGAGGTGGCGAGCCACCTCCCCCACGGAGCTCATCTCCGTCCGCGACTTCAACCGCTCCAGCACAGCCTTCAGCGCCTCGACGCGAGGCACCGTCACCTGAAGCGGTGTTCCTTCCCGCCTGGTGAAGTCCCTGTCGCGGAAGCCACGCGCCCCTTTTCCTCCCGCGTAGAGGCCCACCAGAAGCGCCGCGGGCGCCAGCTGTCGCGTGGCCTCCTCGTACTCTCCCTTCGCGAGAGACGCTCCGCCTTGCGCAGTTCCGGCGGCCAGGGAGTAGAACCCCAGTGGCACACCGAAGGTGAGGTGGTCGAACGAAGCCAGGGCCACTCTGCCCGGTGCGAAGGCTCCCAGGTACTGAGCCTTCTCCACCTCCTGGTACGCGGTCCGGTAGACCGGTGGAAGCTGTGCGGGCAGCGAGGACGCCTCCACGCTCCGGCTTCCAGCGACGAGCGGCATGGAGGACGCGACATCGTCCGCTGCCCGTCCCAGCCCGCGCGCGATATCACCGGCGCGGAAGTCCCTCTCCGGGAAGTCGACGAGGGACATGCCACGCTGACGCAGCTCCTCGGAGACGACCTCCATGCCTCCCAGGGACCGCCTCAGCAACTTGTCCTCAGCCAGCAGGCGCAGCACATCCCGAAGTTCGTCGTCGAAGGCCGTGTGCAGGACGAAGAGGACGAGGACTTCCGCCTGCCCCGGGCCATGCTTCTCGGCAACGGTGGCCAGGAACGCGACGCGTTTCTTGAGCAGGACGGTGGCGGCCGCTGCTTCCAGCGGCCCCAGCGCGCCCAGCCGGACGGCATTCCAGTCCGAGAGGGACTGCACCAGCCGGGGCATGTCCACCGTGCGTTGCAATGCCAGGAAGGCAGCCGGTGTGGTGCATCCCAGAAAGGGAGCCAGCACCTCCTCGTCCGTGGACAGGCGTGGCCATCCCGGAGGCGCCTCACCGCAAGCGCTGGCCTGGGTGTCGGCGACCGGAAGAAGCCCTGTCTCACCACGGACGCCCGCCCCAGGATGCATCTGCGGAGCGCGACGGCGGTGCAGCAACGGGCCAACTTCCGCCTCGTCTTCCAGCGCGTCGCCTGCGGGAAGGTTCGCGACGGCACCGCGCTCCAGCGCGGACATCGGCGTTGGGCTCGCGAACAAAACAAGGGCGACATCCGAGCCGGCCCGCGAGGCACATCCCACCGTGAGTAACGCCAGAACCAGTGAGAGGAGAACTTCGCCACGCGGCAAGCGCTCAACGCACATTGTCCACCCCCAGCCCGACACCAGCGAACGCCCCAGGCCGCAACGCGCGCTCCGGCGTGGGAAACAGCAACGTGCCACCCTGCCCCACGGCGAACAGCCGCCCGCCGAGGAAGCGCCACCGCGCCTCCGCCGACACGAGGTAGCGCGCCCTCGACTGGCCCATCCCCATCGCCAGCCCGCTCACGCCCAGGCTCAAGTCACGATGGAAGAGCTGCGCCTCCATGCGCCCATCCACGTCCACCCGGCCCCACGTGAAGGCTTCCACGCCCAGGGAGACGAAGACGTGGCGCTGCCGCATGCCGCTCAGGCGCACTGCATCCCAGCCGAGAATCACCTCGCCGTAGGCCGAGCCACCTCGAGGGAAGGACGACTCCGCCAGCGGCGCCGAAGACAGGCCCGCTACCTGGAAGCGCGCCAGTTCGTAGTCCGGACCGAAGGCGCCCTGTCGGAAGCCGCCTCGCTGCAGCCGACCCTCCAGTCGCGCGCGCAAGTCCACTGTCGACGACACGGCCTCCAACCCCACGCCCGCCACCGCGCCCCACGCGCCGCCCTCGCCAGGACGTCCGCCCCATCCTCCCAACACGTGGACCTCGAGGCCCGTGTCCCGACTCCGACGCCTCAGCACCACGGCGGTGCCATCCACATGCGCCAGCGTCATCGGCGCCGAGACACCGCCCGCCCTTCCCCAGTCGTGGACCGCTGAGAACGCCAGCGTGTAGCGCCCGGGCACAGCGGGACGTCCGAAGAGGACATGCTGCACATCCAACGCGACCTCCGCGCCGGTGAGGCGAGCGCCCAACAGGTCCGAGACGAACGCCTCCGCGTACACCGGCCCCAGCGTCCCCGAAGCCCCCAAACCCGCCGGGTGGTAGTCCGGGTTCAGTTGGTTGCCGTAGCGCCGCACCAGGTGCCCGGACAGCAGGGAGTAGCCCTCCATCCGTCCCGCCCACACCGCGTTGGACGCATCGACGCCCACGGAGAAGAGGCGCACCACCTGCCCCCAATCGGACAGCGTGTCCCAGTCCTCCTTCCTCACGAAGCCAGCCCCCGCGTCGTCGCCCCATAACCGCAGTCGCAGGGGAGCCCCGACGTTGAGGCGGAACCACTCGCCTTGGTCCAACGCCACCATGGGCTCCACCTGCACGAAGCCCTCGGCCTCTCCCGCCCCGCTTCGGGGCAACAACGTCCACGTCGTGGTCTCCAGGCGCAGGACGTTCGTCCAGGACGACGTCGCGTCGGATTCGACAGGAGGAGAGGCCGCCTCCAACTCGCGAATGACGGCTTCCGCCTCCTCCCAGCGAGGAGGGACAGCGGGCTCCTCCGCCCTTCCCACACCAGGAAGAAGCAGCGGCAACACGACGGCCCAGCTCCGATGCGAGAACATCGACGCCTCCTCGAAAGCCCCCGTCTGGGGATGGAGAAGGGCAGAGATTCTCAGCCCAGTCCGACACGATGCCGCGCATCGAATGGAATGGAGGGGAGGTCAGCGTCTGGAATGGGGGTGCCTCATTCGAGCAGGACTTATTTCCCCGAGGGCCGCAGCGGCGCCAGCCGGGCCTTGTCCAGCTTGGCCGCGACGCCCACGCTGCGGCCCGCGAGGTTGGCGACGACGTACTGCACGCTCGTGCCCATCACCTGCGCACTCTCCGAGAGCGACAGCCCGTAGTCCTGCGCCAGCCACTGCGTCAGGCCACTCGTCGCCTGGCGCAGGGCGTCGTCGAGCGAGCCCGCCTGTCCCAACACCATCAGGTGCGTGGGTGACTCCACTCGCGGCATCGACGGCGCCTTGCCCCGGATGACCTCCACCGTCAGCTCCACCTCCATCGACGTCTCCAGCGCGAACTGCGACGTCTCGCCATCCCCCTGCCCCGCGTGCGCATCTCCCACGTAGAGCAGCGCCCCCGGCTGGAACACGGGCAGATAGACGGTGTTGCCCTCCACCACCTCGTTGAAGTCCATGTTGCCGCCGAAGCGCCCCGTATCCCCCGTGGAGACCGGCGGCGACCCAAAGCCCGGCGCCACCGCCAATCCCCCCAACATCGGCCGCAGCGGCACCGTGAAGTCCTTCAGCTTCTCCGTGGGCGACTCCGGCCGCGCCACGCCCTTCTCCCAGTCCAACGTCCAGCGCACCGGCTTGCCCAGCTCCGTCGCCTTCGACGCCAACAGCGGCGTCATCGCCCGCCCGACGATGCTGTCCAGGCTGTCCGCGCTCCGCCGATTCAATCGCAGGCGCTTCAAGTGGACCGCCAGCATGTCCCCAGGCCGCGCATCCGCGATGAAGAACGGCCCCGTCTGCGGATTGCCATACAGTGCGTGAGACACACCACGCTCATCCATCCCACCGGAGTCGAGCGTCGTCGTCTTCACCGTGTCCCCGGACCACAGCGTCAGCACCGGCGCCCGGTCCGCGGAGAACTCGTTCGACCACGACGTCGGGGTGAACTCATGCCGACGCGGCGGGCCCGCGGGCCGCTCCGGAATCCGGCGCGCCGTGAACGCCCGCTTCACCCGCGCCTTCTTGTCGTTCGTGTCCGGCACGTCCGCCGTGCCCTCCAGCCGGTCGCCCCGCACCTTGCCCGTGTAGACGTAGCGCGCCTGCCGTGAGTCGGTGACGGTGAAGCGGACCTCGTTGCCCGTGCGCTCACCCTCCAGCGTGTCACCGTCGAACGTGCCGGCCAGCCTCTTCCCCGAGCGCTCCAGCGAGAGCCCCTGGTGAAGCGCGTTGCCCCACATGTCCGTGGTGACGACCCACTCCTCCTTCACCACCGACTGCGCGAGAACGAGGGACGGGACGCAGCAGCACAACCAGGCCAGGAGGAGTCGTCGCATGTCCGCGGCACCATGCCAGAAGCCCGCTCGGGATGTGTGGGTCCGAATCCCTGAAGCAAGCGAGCGCCACACCGTTGGTCGCGTCGCCCCACCGCGATAGCCTGGGCGACCGGACACCATGACAGCGCTGAACCATACCTATCTGTACGCGAGCCCCTCCGAGCTCGTCCCCGTGGAGAAGGGGCACGCGCTGCGGCTCATGACCTCCGGTGGCGGCGCACCCCAGCCGTACTTCTTCGAGGGGCGCCTCACCCAACCTCGATTGACGGCGCTGTCGCTGCGAGCCCTCTCGCGCGTGGTGGGCTCGCGCTTCTTCATCCCGCCCGCCATGTTGAACCGCATCCTGCGCGAGGCCGACCCGGTGGTGACGTGCGGGCGAGGCATGCTGCGCTTCGAGGGGTTCTCCGGCTGCGCCAGCACCTACGCCCGCGTGGACCTCACCCCCGCCGCCTACGAAGGGGACGTCGCGTCCTTCGGCACGACGAACGTGGACTTCAACGCCGCCATGCGCGCGGCCCTGTCCACCGTGCGCGAGGAGGAGCCCCTCTCGCTGTCCGTCGGCCACGCGGAGGTGGCGCTCCAGCGAGGCGACACGCGCGTGGTGGAGCGCAAGGTCCCCCTGCCCCTGCGCTGGCTCAAGGGCTTCGCCGAAGTGCAGGCCTACCTGTCGCGCCTCACCCCCTTCGCCGAGCTGTCCGCGACGGAGGCCCTGCGCTTCCTGCGAGGACTCCCCCGGACCCGTGGCGACAAGAGCGTCCATTACCTCGTCCCCCAGGGGCGCACCGTCCGACTGAGCTCCACCGAATCGAAGGGCGCGATGCGCATCACCGGCCTGGAGCGGCTTCGGGTGCTCGAGGACCTGGTCCCCTCCGCGAAGCGGCTCATCCTGCACGCGGACCCTCGGGGCCAGGCCACCGCCTTCGTGCTCGACCTGGGCGCGTCACGCTTCACGCTGGCGCTGTCGAGCGAGGTCTGGCGCGGCTTCTCCGGAGAGGGACAGGCGCTGACGGCCCTGGCGCAACAGGCCCAGGTGGAGCAGGTGCTGAGCACGCTGCGCGCGGAGCTGCGCTGGGAGGCCGTGCTGGAGCCGCTGGCCCTGGCGCGCAAGCTGGGCGCTCCCGAGGAGCTCGTGCGACAGGGCCTCCTCGTGCTCGGCGTGCGAGGGCTGGTGGGGTTCGACTCCCAGACGGCCGCATTCTTCCACCGAGAGCTGCCGTTCGACTTCGCGCAGGTCGAGGCCCTCGCGCCGCGGCTCGCCGATGCGCGGGCCCTGCTCGTGGCGGGCGCGGTGGAGGCGGACCCGAAGGAGCTCGGAGCCTTCTGGGTGCGCGGCTCGGACGTCACCTACCACGTGCTCCTGGACGCGGAGGGTGAGCCCCTGCGCTGTGGCTGTCCCTGGTTCTCCCGGCACGCGCTGGACCGCGGGCCGTGCAAACACCTTCTCGCGGCGCGGCTGCACGTCCATCGCGCCGAGGACGACGATTCGCCATGAGCGCCTCCCTGCTGGACCCCCTCCTCGCCGCGCCAGGCCTCGACGCCAGCACCGCCCTGTTGGAACGCCTGTCCCATGCCGAGCGGAGGAAGCTCGGCGCCGAGGTGTCGAGCCGACTCAAGGCGCTCCATGACGAGCCCTATAGCCAGACGCTCCCGCCGCGCCTCCAAGCGCTGACCCTGGTGTACTTCTTCTGCGTCCCTCCCTCCGAGTGGAAGCGGACGCACCTGTCGCGCCTGCCCGAGGAGACCGCCCAGGTGGCCGTGAAGTTGAAGGCCCCAGGGCTCGAGGACGCGGCCGAGCGGCTGGTCGAGCTCAACCCCGCCTTGGGCGCGGTGGCCCGACACCTGGTGCGCGCGGGCGTGTCGCGCCGACCCTCCCACGACAACTACATCCTGAGCCTGCTGCAAGTGGACGTGCGCTTCAGCCCGAACCCGCTCGACGCCGACCCGCGCGTGCGCGAGGACGAGGTGTGGCACCTCTTCGAGGTCGAGGGCGGCGGAGAGCTGAGCCTCGCCGCGAGGGACAAGTACACGCCCGACGACAAGACCTGGGCCCAGACCTTCCTGCGCCACATGCGCCAGGGGACACTGGACCGCGCGCGGTTGCTGGACGCCACGCTGGGCGCCCTGGAGCGCGACTTCGCGGCCTTCCGCGCGGGCTGGTTCTCGCGCTTCCATCAGTCGATGGAGCCGACGCACGAGGAGCTGGAGCGACACCGCGAGCGCTATCCGCGCCTGCTGGGCAGCACCATCCCGGCGACGGTCAGCCTCGCGCTCGACGTGGTGGACACGCTGGACGAGCGCCGTCCCTTCCCCGAGTCCACCTTGCGGCCCGCGCTGGAGCCCGTGCTCCTCGCCCGCCACAAGGCCGCCGCGCAACAGGCGACGAAGCGGCTGCTGGCCCTGGCCGGCAGGGAGACCCCAGACGCCCGTCAGCGGGTCCTGCTCACGCTGTGCATGGGTCTCGCCCACGAGGAGGTGGACGTCCAGAAGGCGGTGTTCAAGGCCCTGACGTCCCTGGCGAGTGTCCCCGAGGCGCCCCTGCGAGCCGCCGTCGAGGAGCGCGTGGAAGGCGTCGCCGCGTCGCTGCGGAAGCAGGTCCAGGCGTGGCTCGGCGCTGTCCGCGAGACCCCGGCGAAGGCAGCGCCCATCGAACCGCCGTCCAACACCGGACCGGCGTCGCCGTGTGAGCCCCGCTTCGCCGTGGCCCCCATCGAGGACCTCGACTCCCTCATCGCGGCCTTCTCCGCGGGCCTCGAGGACGCGAGCGACCCGATGGAGCTCGAGCGCATCCTGGATGGCGTGGCCCGGCTCGGGAAACAGCGCCCCGAGGACTTCGCGCGAAAGACCTCCGCCCTGGGCAAGCGGGCGAAGAAGTCGTGCGCGAAGCCCTACCAGGAGCCCCTGGCCTTCCGCCTCGCTGGCCTCGCCCTCGCCTGGCTCGCGCCTCACGGCCAGGCCGTGGCCACGCTGCGTGAGCTCGCCAAGACCCTGCTCTCGCCCGCGCACGAGGTCTTCCTCCCATTGCTGGACGAGCGCCTCAAGGACCTCGCTCGCGCCCTCGACGCGGGGCACACCGACGGGCTGCTGTCGTTCCCCTCGCACCAGGGCGGCTGGATTGCGCCGGAGCGCCTGGTGGAGCGCGTGCTCGCGAGAGCCACCGAGCCCACACACACGGACCTGTGCATCGCCCTGTCCCGACTCGCGCCCGCGGAAGAATCACGCACGGCCCCGCCTCCGTCACGCAAGGGCCAGCCCCACGCGGAGACGCTGAAGCTCATCGACTGGGCCTCGGGGCTCGGGCGCACCGAGCCTCGCGCTCCCGAGGAGCTCCTGGCCGTGGCGCGCAGGCTCAGGGGAGACACCGAGCCCAGCATCCACACCTTCACCGTCAAGGCCCGGCGCTCCGGTGAGTACACGTTCCACCACCTGCACCTGTCGACGGAGCCCAAGCCCAAGGCGACGCGCGGTGACCTCCCGGGCCGGATGCTCTCGGTGAAGTACGGCGGCGTGGACAAGCCCTACGCGCGCTGGACGGCGACGCTCTGGCCCTCGGGGATGGAGGCCTACTTCGCCAGCCGCGCGGAGGGGCTGGCCGAGAACCTCGACTGGTTCG belongs to Myxococcus fulvus and includes:
- a CDS encoding DUF6493 family protein, which gives rise to MSASLLDPLLAAPGLDASTALLERLSHAERRKLGAEVSSRLKALHDEPYSQTLPPRLQALTLVYFFCVPPSEWKRTHLSRLPEETAQVAVKLKAPGLEDAAERLVELNPALGAVARHLVRAGVSRRPSHDNYILSLLQVDVRFSPNPLDADPRVREDEVWHLFEVEGGGELSLAARDKYTPDDKTWAQTFLRHMRQGTLDRARLLDATLGALERDFAAFRAGWFSRFHQSMEPTHEELERHRERYPRLLGSTIPATVSLALDVVDTLDERRPFPESTLRPALEPVLLARHKAAAQQATKRLLALAGRETPDARQRVLLTLCMGLAHEEVDVQKAVFKALTSLASVPEAPLRAAVEERVEGVAASLRKQVQAWLGAVRETPAKAAPIEPPSNTGPASPCEPRFAVAPIEDLDSLIAAFSAGLEDASDPMELERILDGVARLGKQRPEDFARKTSALGKRAKKSCAKPYQEPLAFRLAGLALAWLAPHGQAVATLRELAKTLLSPAHEVFLPLLDERLKDLARALDAGHTDGLLSFPSHQGGWIAPERLVERVLARATEPTHTDLCIALSRLAPAEESRTAPPPSRKGQPHAETLKLIDWASGLGRTEPRAPEELLAVARRLRGDTEPSIHTFTVKARRSGEYTFHHLHLSTEPKPKATRGDLPGRMLSVKYGGVDKPYARWTATLWPSGMEAYFASRAEGLAENLDWFEASWGNAACYEQLLHPWLHLGPMARLVLALGLAAKKPGESGVSVDAAIAALETGRLSAQELGATMGELRTTGLVKLKRWTTTLTRVASASEQHARQVAVAIQRALRKSPHAAPRDEGSLVKLLLELLSQTETRLEDTEAWDYLRDTPHRKSLEALAPTTSSAAPPPPSAARRTTPRRAARRPRPAAR
- a CDS encoding SWIM zinc finger family protein yields the protein MTALNHTYLYASPSELVPVEKGHALRLMTSGGGAPQPYFFEGRLTQPRLTALSLRALSRVVGSRFFIPPAMLNRILREADPVVTCGRGMLRFEGFSGCASTYARVDLTPAAYEGDVASFGTTNVDFNAAMRAALSTVREEEPLSLSVGHAEVALQRGDTRVVERKVPLPLRWLKGFAEVQAYLSRLTPFAELSATEALRFLRGLPRTRGDKSVHYLVPQGRTVRLSSTESKGAMRITGLERLRVLEDLVPSAKRLILHADPRGQATAFVLDLGASRFTLALSSEVWRGFSGEGQALTALAQQAQVEQVLSTLRAELRWEAVLEPLALARKLGAPEELVRQGLLVLGVRGLVGFDSQTAAFFHRELPFDFAQVEALAPRLADARALLVAGAVEADPKELGAFWVRGSDVTYHVLLDAEGEPLRCGCPWFSRHALDRGPCKHLLAARLHVHRAEDDDSP
- a CDS encoding acetamidase/formamidase family protein codes for the protein MRRLLLAWLCCCVPSLVLAQSVVKEEWVVTTDMWGNALHQGLSLERSGKRLAGTFDGDTLEGERTGNEVRFTVTDSRQARYVYTGKVRGDRLEGTADVPDTNDKKARVKRAFTARRIPERPAGPPRRHEFTPTSWSNEFSADRAPVLTLWSGDTVKTTTLDSGGMDERGVSHALYGNPQTGPFFIADARPGDMLAVHLKRLRLNRRSADSLDSIVGRAMTPLLASKATELGKPVRWTLDWEKGVARPESPTEKLKDFTVPLRPMLGGLAVAPGFGSPPVSTGDTGRFGGNMDFNEVVEGNTVYLPVFQPGALLYVGDAHAGQGDGETSQFALETSMEVELTVEVIRGKAPSMPRVESPTHLMVLGQAGSLDDALRQATSGLTQWLAQDYGLSLSESAQVMGTSVQYVVANLAGRSVGVAAKLDKARLAPLRPSGK